In Kordiimonas sp. SCSIO 12610, the sequence TATGGGCTTTGGTAAATCACGCGCACGTTTGCTTACTGAAAAGCAGGGACGTGTTACATTTGAGGATGTTGCAGGGATCGAAGAAGCCAAGGAAGAATTGGAAGAGATTGTAGATTTCCTGAAAGACCCACAAAAGTTCCAGAAAGTTGGCGGTCAGATCCCTAAGGGTGCGCTTCTTGTAGGCCCTCCGGGTACTGGTAAAACATTGCTTGCACGTGCGATCGCGGGCGAAGCAAACGTGCCTTTCTTTACAATTTCAGGTTCTGACTTTGTTGAAATGTTTGTGGGTGTAGGCGCAAGCCGTGTCCGCGACATGTTCGAGCAAGCGAAGAAGAATGCACCGTGCATCATCTTCATTGACGAGATCGATGCGGTTGGCCGTCACCGGGGTGCTGGTGTTGGCGGCGGTAACGACGAGCGCGAACAAACGCTTAACCAGTTACTTGTAGAAATGGATGGTTTCGAAGCAAACGAAGGTATCATAATCGTAGCGGCGACAAACCGCCCTGATGTTCTTGATCCTGCGCTCTTGCGCCCAGGCCGTTTTGACCGTCAGGTCGTTGTGCCAAACCCTGATATTACAGGTCGTGAGCAAATTTTAGGTGTTCATATCCGTAAAATTCCACAGCTTGCACCGGATGTTAATGTGCGCACAATCGCACGTGGTACGCCTGGTTTCTCAGGTGCGGATTTGATGAACCTTGTGAACGAAGCAGCGCTTCTTGCTGCCCGCCGCGGTAAAAAAGTGGTGGCGATGCAGGAATTTGAAGACGCTAAAGACAAGGTCATGATGGGCTCAGAGCGTCGCTCAATGGTTATGACTGATGATGAGAAAAAGCTGACGGCTTACCATGAAGGCGGCCATGCGCTGGTGTCATTGCACTGTAAATCGTCTGATCCGATCCATAAGGCAACAATCATTCCACGGGGCCGTGCCCTTGGTATGGTGATGCGCTTGCCAGAGCGTGATGAATATTCGCAGTCGCGTGAGAAAATGCATGACAATCTCGCCATCGCGATGGGTGGACGTGTGGCTGAAGAAATTATCTTTGGCTATGATAAAGTAACTTCCGGTGCATCAAGTGATATCCAGTATGCAACGAACCTTGCGCGCGCAATGGTAACCCAGTGGGGCATGTCTGATAAACTTGGGCCATTACTCTATGCATCAAATGAGGAAGAGGTATTCCTCGGTCATTCCGTTGCTCGTCAGCAGAATGTATCTGGTGCCACAGCCAAGATTATCGACGAGGAAATTCGCAGATTTGTTGATGATGCTAATGACCGTGCAAAACAAATTTTGACTGACTTCAATGATGATCTTCATACACTTGCGAATGCGCTTCTTGAATATGAAACGCTTTCTGGTGATGAGATTAAGGCATTGCTTGCAGGTGAAGAAATTCGCAAGAATGACAAGTCAGACACACCACCAAAACCACCAGCACCAGCGTCCACTGTACCAACATCGGGCGGTGCTAATCTTGGTGAACCACAGCCAGAAGCATAGGGGCTTTTTGCTAGGTGTTTGAAAACATTTTAAACAATATTTCCGACGGGGCGAGGATTTACCTTGTACCCGTCGGTTCCGTTTTTGGTGGCCTTCAAGGCATCAAACTTGGTGGAACCGGTATCCGCTTTTTATCCGTTCGAGTTCTTGTGCGTGATCAATCGACAATCCTTGTTGATAAACAGGTTAGTGTGGCAGACGGTACTCAGGCGCTTCTAAGCAGCTTGCCAGATATGTTGCAAGCACAAGCCTCAGAGCAATTAGAAGCTTTTGAGAGAAATATAACGGCGACCGAGCTTTCCGGTCTTGAGCGAAATCTTGTTTATACAAAACCGATTATCATGGGGGTTTTGAATGTAACACCGGATAGTTTTTCGGATGGTGGTGATTTCCTTGATCAAGGTGAAGCGTTAAGGCGCGCAAGGCAAATGATTGCTGAAGGTGCTGATATCATTGATGTGGGCGGTGAGAGCACCCGCCCGGGCGCCAAACCTGTGTGGGAAGGCGAAGAGTGGGAGCGGGTTGAACCCGTTATTGCGGCTCTGCGCAGTGAAAAAATCCCAATTTCTATCGATAGCCGCCATTCGTTTGTTATGGATAAGGCTTTGGATGCTGGCGCGCATATCATCAATGACGTTTCGGCCCTAACTTACGATCCAGAAAGTATCAAGGTCGCTGCGGATAGGGATGCACCGATTATCTTGATGCACGCACAGGGCACGCCGCAAACCATGCAGGATCAGCCTGACTATGATCATATTCTGTTGGATGTTTATGATCATTTAAGTGAACGTATAGCGGCCTGCGTTGACGCGGGCATTGATAAAGGCCGCTTGATCCTCGATCCGGGGATTGGCTTTGGCAAGCGTGTGGTTCAAGATAATCTGGCGCTTATCAATAATATCGCACTTTTCCATACTCTTGGCTGCCCGATTATGCTCGGTGCGTCGCGTAAGCGTTTTATTGAAGCCGTAACAAAAACGTTGGACGCCAAAGAACGTATGCCAGGGTCAATCACCGCAGCCACCCTTGCAATGCAGCAAGGGGTTCAATTGTTCCGCGTTCATGACGTTAAGGAAACCGTTCAGGCCGCACGGATGATACAGGGCTTTATTGATGCGGGTACAATGGATATTCGGGATTGATAGTCATATTTTGATCATATCTGGTATGTATCTGAAAACTAAAATGTTTAGAGTTATTTAAGGCTCATTCTGTAAGTAAAGACCTAATAGCTAAATATCGTCTAATGCATTAAGGGGCAAAGAAGGCATGTCACGTAAATATTTTGGAACTGATGGTATCCGTGGCCGTGTAAACGAAGGCAATTTAACACCAGAAAAGGCTATGCAGATAGGCCTTGCGGCGGGGCGTGTTTTTACCCGCGGTAGCCATGTGCACCGCGTTGTGATCGGTAAGGATACGCGCCGTTCCGGTTATATGTTTGAGCCAGCGCTCGCAGCGGGTTTTGTTGCAGCCGGAATGGACGTGGTCCTTGTGGGGCCAATGCCAACCCCAGCGATTGCGATGCTTGTGAAATCGCTGCGTGCAGATTTAGGGGTGATGATATCCGCAAGCCATAACCCGCATTATGATAACGGCATTAAATTTTTTGGCCCTGATGGGTACAAGCTCTCTGACGAGCAGGAACTAAGGATCGAGCATTTTATCGATAGTGATAGTTCATCCATTTTACAGGAGCCTGAAAAACTTGGCAAAGCCATGCGCCTTGAGGATGAAAAGGGCCGCTATGTAGAGTTCGCGAAAGCAACGGTTCCGGCGGGCGTTACGTTTGACGGCCTGCGTGTCGTTGTGGACTGTGCAAACGGCGCTGCCTATAAGGTTGCTCCGACGGTGCTTTGGGAACTCGGCGCAGAAGTTATCCCAATGGGTGTCGAACCTAATGGTTTTAATATTAACCTCGATTGCGGGTCTACGCACCCAGAGGCTATGTGTCAGAAAGTGATCGAAACCCGTGCGGACCTTGGTGTCGCGTTGGATGGGGACGCTGATCGTTTGATCCTGTGTGATGAAAAGGGCCAGATTGTTGACGGTGATCAACTGATGGCACTTATTACCCGTAATTGGAAAAAACGCGGTATTTTGAAGGGTAACGGCCTTGTTGCAACAATTATGTCGAACCTCGGGTTAGAGCGCCTCCTGGAAAGCGAAGGCATGGTATTGGAACGCACGAAAGTTGGCGACCGATATGTTGTTGAGCGGATGCGCGAAAAAGGGATGAACGTTGGTGGTGAGCAATCAGGCCATATCGTCCTTAATGATTTTACAACAACAGGGGATGGTTTGATTTCTGCACTTCAGGTCATGACAGAAATTAAACAATCCGGCCTTAAGGCTTCTGATGTTTGTAATCAGTTTGAACCTGTGCCTCAATTACTCAAAAATGTGCGGTTTAAATCAGGTGATCCGCTGAGCGCCGATAGTGTTGTGAAGGCTATCGCGGCAGCAGAGAAGAAACTTGAGGGTGTTGGGCGTTTGGTTATCCGCAAATCTGGAACTGAACCTGTTATTCGGGTGATGGCAGAAGGTGATAATGCAGACCTTGTAACCGAAGTTGTTGACAGCGTTTGCCATGCGATCGAAGCACTATAGCCAAAAGGGTATGCCTTCATGACAGGTCGGGTTCTTATTATTGCAGGGTCTGATTCTGGTGGCGGTGCGGGTATTCAGGCTGATATTAAATCGGTGACCATGCTTGGTGGGTACGCATCCACTGCGATAACGGCCTTGACCGCGCAAAATACACTCGGTGTGCAGGCGGTATTGTCTGTGGATCCCGGTTTTATACGGGCGCAAATGTTATCGGTGCTCGATGATATTGGCGCTGATGTTATTAAAACAGGTATGTTGCATGATGCCGTGACAATCGAAACCGTCTTGAAGACGATCGATGAGATTGGCTGGGCTGGTACACTGGTGGTTGATCCAGTGATGGTTGCAACATCGGGTGACCCGTTATTACAAGAGAGCGCGCTTGAACAGCTAAAAATTCTGATTGGCCGTGCTGACG encodes:
- the ftsH gene encoding ATP-dependent zinc metalloprotease FtsH, with the protein product MRNALMWAVIILVLLVLFQQFNSGSGSSDEIPYTQFIEEIKAGNVAKVEIEGQDVSGTLTSGEEFSAVKPIFHENLYELLSANNVNYTEKKVDQSFLTTALISWLPFILLIGVWIFFMRQMQGKGGGGGAMGFGKSRARLLTEKQGRVTFEDVAGIEEAKEELEEIVDFLKDPQKFQKVGGQIPKGALLVGPPGTGKTLLARAIAGEANVPFFTISGSDFVEMFVGVGASRVRDMFEQAKKNAPCIIFIDEIDAVGRHRGAGVGGGNDEREQTLNQLLVEMDGFEANEGIIIVAATNRPDVLDPALLRPGRFDRQVVVPNPDITGREQILGVHIRKIPQLAPDVNVRTIARGTPGFSGADLMNLVNEAALLAARRGKKVVAMQEFEDAKDKVMMGSERRSMVMTDDEKKLTAYHEGGHALVSLHCKSSDPIHKATIIPRGRALGMVMRLPERDEYSQSREKMHDNLAIAMGGRVAEEIIFGYDKVTSGASSDIQYATNLARAMVTQWGMSDKLGPLLYASNEEEVFLGHSVARQQNVSGATAKIIDEEIRRFVDDANDRAKQILTDFNDDLHTLANALLEYETLSGDEIKALLAGEEIRKNDKSDTPPKPPAPASTVPTSGGANLGEPQPEA
- the folP gene encoding dihydropteroate synthase; translation: MFENILNNISDGARIYLVPVGSVFGGLQGIKLGGTGIRFLSVRVLVRDQSTILVDKQVSVADGTQALLSSLPDMLQAQASEQLEAFERNITATELSGLERNLVYTKPIIMGVLNVTPDSFSDGGDFLDQGEALRRARQMIAEGADIIDVGGESTRPGAKPVWEGEEWERVEPVIAALRSEKIPISIDSRHSFVMDKALDAGAHIINDVSALTYDPESIKVAADRDAPIILMHAQGTPQTMQDQPDYDHILLDVYDHLSERIAACVDAGIDKGRLILDPGIGFGKRVVQDNLALINNIALFHTLGCPIMLGASRKRFIEAVTKTLDAKERMPGSITAATLAMQQGVQLFRVHDVKETVQAARMIQGFIDAGTMDIRD
- the glmM gene encoding phosphoglucosamine mutase translates to MSRKYFGTDGIRGRVNEGNLTPEKAMQIGLAAGRVFTRGSHVHRVVIGKDTRRSGYMFEPALAAGFVAAGMDVVLVGPMPTPAIAMLVKSLRADLGVMISASHNPHYDNGIKFFGPDGYKLSDEQELRIEHFIDSDSSSILQEPEKLGKAMRLEDEKGRYVEFAKATVPAGVTFDGLRVVVDCANGAAYKVAPTVLWELGAEVIPMGVEPNGFNINLDCGSTHPEAMCQKVIETRADLGVALDGDADRLILCDEKGQIVDGDQLMALITRNWKKRGILKGNGLVATIMSNLGLERLLESEGMVLERTKVGDRYVVERMREKGMNVGGEQSGHIVLNDFTTTGDGLISALQVMTEIKQSGLKASDVCNQFEPVPQLLKNVRFKSGDPLSADSVVKAIAAAEKKLEGVGRLVIRKSGTEPVIRVMAEGDNADLVTEVVDSVCHAIEAL
- the thiD gene encoding bifunctional hydroxymethylpyrimidine kinase/phosphomethylpyrimidine kinase encodes the protein MTGRVLIIAGSDSGGGAGIQADIKSVTMLGGYASTAITALTAQNTLGVQAVLSVDPGFIRAQMLSVLDDIGADVIKTGMLHDAVTIETVLKTIDEIGWAGTLVVDPVMVATSGDPLLQESALEQLKILIGRADVVTPNIPEAQLLTGANISGEADMEQAAVALQHIGAKNVILKGGHLEGDAVADLLLSADQKQWVRNAKLQTRHTHGTGCTLASAVAAFIANGETVETAFTGACQFVKEAIKHAPELGVGHGPLGHMHVKSL